In the genome of Arachis stenosperma cultivar V10309 chromosome 6, arast.V10309.gnm1.PFL2, whole genome shotgun sequence, the window ACAAACTTGGGGATAATTAAACCATCATACAATCTGTGAAAACACAGTAGTATCATATTTTGCAAAAGTGGGAACAAAGTTCTTCATTCTGAGTAAAGACAATTGTGTTACCATAATGTTTTCAGAAGTTCATTTGACCACTGGTCGATAACGACTTATTGGAGCACATATAGCTCTTAGGGGGACATACAGAACACAGGCAGCACTCACGTGGCCCATGGGTTAATTGTAGTAGCACACATCTCATAAAACAAACCCATTATGCAACAGATGTGTAGCTTGCCATAACACTCCAAAGCAGTGCATATCCTCTGTTCATACTCTTAATTCTCTTTACATGTAGTCAAAGTGTCAAACTCTACAAATCAGCAGACTTTGATGAAGACTAACGAAAAAACCATTACTGCAGGCCTGCTTGCATAAGACATTTGCAAGCcagaagtagaagtagaagaaagagaGCTCCCTCAAACGAGAAAGTAGAGTTAAATACGAAGTTGAGGAAAACCCTTCAACATATCAAACCGGAAAAGGGGTAAAAACAAATAATACATTAGCAGATAAGTAAGATCAAATTGCTTTGCAAATTTGGTAAATGAATGTTCATCATTTTAATGCATTTCAACAATTCTTCAAAAACATACCATCCAATTCACGAATAGCATCACGCGCATCTCTACTGTCATCAAAGTCAATAAAAGCATAACCAGGCGGCCTCCTTGCAACCCAAACACTGCACACACATGAACCACAAAACTTATAATGAaaggagaaaaataaaataaaaaaactgaaaatttGTAATGCCTTAGAATTTTAACCGGTAAATTAACCAACATAATTGAGTGATTTCAATTCATTGCCTAAAAATATAATATCATCAAGAAGAAATCCAACTAACCAAGCATGAATTTCAAGAAAAACCCCAAATTTAAACATTATCATTTATCAACCAAAGTTCCTTCGTTTACCTCCGAATAACTCCGAAAACACGGAATTCATCTTCAAGGTCCCTCTCTGTGACCCTTGAATCCAGATTACCAACATACACACGGGACATCGTTTCAGTCTTTAACAAGTGCCTGCATATTCACACATCAAAGTCACAAATTAAACCAAAATTCTATTCGAATCCGTACAAACGTCCATAAAGTCAAGAAAAATGAACcttttctaaaaataatccacaaaaaagaagaaataaacgcaaattgattaaaaatacagtaaaatatttgaataataaAGAAGATTTTCAAGAAAACTAAACCCAAACCTGTGAGTTCTAGGAAAATTGGGGTAAAATATAAAGGGAGCTTTTAGGTTTTgtaaagaagagaaaaaaaatcaaacagaGCGAATTTGAAAGGTGAAAAGGATAATGGAAGATTATATATTCGTAGTTAGAAAAGAAATCTGAACCTGAAGCGATGCGGGGAAGAAGAAGCGAAAAACCCTAGCAGCCTCCTGCGCTTAAAGTTGAGAGCTTTGAGTACGAAACAAACGTACAAAGCACGCCGCGTGAGTGTGAGAGCGTAGAATTTTCAAATTTATAACGCCCTTTTCTCACCACGTCATTTTCTCGGTCATATTTTGGACATCATTGATTTAGggaatttttatcttttattattatattaataaaacaaaatataaattacatatgatctaaaaataaaattattaatttttttattttttaattattaaaattttaaattttaaatatataaaatactcaattattataaaaaattatataaaagtcttaattaattaaatttattttttaattaaatttaatttttttaataaaatattttttaaaaataaaattaatttttatgctaACAACCTTGTTAAAATTGTGGATAGATTGTTACTATCTTTATATAAAGAATATTAAATTGTTAATAATTGAtgagataaaaaattatttatacattttatagtttataatttcaattataaataataatattaattaagaaatacttgttatttaatttaaaattttattttaataagaTCATGTAAAAGATATAGtactttaaataataataatatcaattaaGAAATActtgttatttaatttaaatttttattttaataagaTCATGTAAAAGATATAGTACTTTaaatttaaatgatattttaatatttatattagtttataattatattttagtatgtttatttatattttatttattatttaattataaaaaattatttaaagtgataaaaaaattaaaatatgatttAATTGAATAtgatctaatttaaaattaattataaaatatatcaaAGTTAAGAATAATTTGTATTggatttaaattaaattttaagtttaactttcaaaatttatctaatttcattcaaataaattatctttttatttttataattaaatttatatttcacTTATAatatattcttattttataAAGTGATcctattaaattttaaaaaattaaggaaaatagaataaaagatagaaaaatattatttgaaagaaaaatattttttggggcaaattacttaaataaattgtttgaaaaataaatttactaGATTACAACTTTTTAATACATCAAAAGAAATTTCAACTTTTTGGTATTTATAAAAATGTAGGGGTTTCCAATTGAACGTAATCCATTACAAGGTGTAGCGAGTTTACCTGATATTTCGTATTGGACAGCTACAGGTTGTAGCGCAGCGGTTTCTGACAAAATTTTACTAACCAGAAATCTCGAGTGGGTTACAAGAGAATTGTCTACATAAATCGTGGCACACAGCAGCGGTTTATGTATTGTGGATTGTCTGCATagaatacaattttttttacacaagaagatgaatatttaaataatgatgataacaaaaatcttctaataaaaatctaatttaccATAATCTTGATGGCAAtgctaaaaaattattatatagtTAATATTTGGTGTTTTATTATGTATGATATAGtagatgaaaataaaaaataaatataaaatgtgtGAAATGTATGTTTTGTAACtgcttttatttttgttactcCTACTAAAACTCCCTCCTCTTTTATTAGGGTCTAATTCGAGAATATATTACCATTTCTATTTATGAAATGCTGACAAATTtattcatgaaaaaaaaaattaaaattgtaccCATAAAAAATAATTCCGTATGATAAAATTAACCAAAcactaaaaatttaattaaaaatcccAAATTACCCTTCTAAAACCCAATACTTATAAAAGCCATTCTATTAACTACTTTTGGCAGTAGAAACAAAGCCATGTATAAAAGCTTGGAACCAATATTTGATTTGCTTTGATTTGATTTGTATTATATCAATAATTTTACAGTGAATGATACTGTACAAAACTAAAGCGAAAAGTTAAAGTACAAAGCAGGTACTTCCAATCGTAACATGGTACATGAAAGATAGAACCATGGATCATAGCCTTTTATGACTTAAATATTCCTACCAAGGCTGCACTTGTTCTTCATCCACCCTAGTTTGAATAGGAAAATGTCCTGCAGTCCAAAATTCACCATTCATATTTTGGGCAAGCAAACCACTATGGTCATCATGCTTAGCCTCAAAATCCAAGTCTTCAAATATTTCCTCAAAACCATCATCATAACCATCTTCAAAATTATCAATATCAAAATTGTCATCATATTCAACATCACTGTCATCCTCATTATTTTCATCAGCATCACTGAAACCACCAAAAAACTTGTCAATCCTGCCCCTTCTTCCCTCTCGTCTCATTCTCTTCGATTCCCTAACCAAGTCCCTCCATTTATTGCGTAAGAACAATATCTCATCCTTCTCCAATAACTCACCTTTCTCACCAAACCCCTCTACTAAGAAAACAGAGTGCCTCTGCCCTTTCAAACTCACATAAAACAATTCCGGATGTCTTATAATCATTGCTCTCAACTTGTTTGGGAGACCAAATTCCTTTCTGAAATGGGTCAAGTGGTCTATTAAAGTACTCTTTTCAATCATCATCCCAAGAACCTCTCTTACTACAGAGCAAGATCTCTTTTCTGCTTCCAATGATACCTTGGCTAAAGAATCAACAGGGTTCCTATAAGGGCACAATTCCGGAATTTCTTCAAATTTTAGCAGGAAACTCTGGTGACGTCTCTTTATGTTAAGCCCTTTTCTAAGTCTTAGTTGTTTGAACTTTAAAGGCCGATCAACTATTAAATCAGGAGAACGAAATGCAGGAGGCAGTAATGGCTTTGCCAAGCTTGAGTCCCAAGATACAAGCTCAAGTGCACGGCCATAGGAAGTTTCAACAGTCTTGAATTTATCTGGAAAATCATTGCACAAACGGGATCTAAAATTAGGAGGAAGACCAAGATCTGGAGCAAGGTGAACCAACTTTGATAGGAGTAACCGGTGGTGAGATGATAACATAAGAAGCTTCTGGAGTTTGATTGCCAAAGTGGTGGAAATGGAGGATTGAAGAGTGAGTTCCTCAGCAGCAAGGGCAGCAGCAGCTGGAGTTAGACGAACACATAGTTGAGGATATAACTTTGTTGCATTGAGTGGCTTAGGTGGCCATGGTATAGTGAAGAGTTCAAAAATAGAAGGGTACCGATGGATCATAGTAAGTATGGAATGAGGTGTAGAAAGAGTAAGATAAGACCGGCATTTAGAGAGAATGTGAAGAGGAAGATAATGTTTTGGTTTAGAAAGAAGTAAGGTTTTCAGCTTTTGAACAAACCGAGTTTTATTCTTCAAAACAACACGCCTATCAAGACCAGTGTCACGTACATGTTTGACTGAGGAACAACAAATTGAAATCGAGATGTCGCTGAGATAATTATTATGTTCCTTTTGTTTTCTGAAGGTGGAACAGGACAAAGAAGATGTCCCCGGAAGAAAGCTTGAACCTAAGTCACAGACTAGTTTGTTATTACTGAATTGACAAGGAAGGCACAATGCCATTTTTATAGTTTCAACCACTCACACTTAACCTgaaaatgagagaaaaaaatcaaataagaaccAAGAAGAAAAAACTTCCTGAGATAAACTACCAAGGTCCAAGTGTTTGACCGAACTAAGTTACACAAAACAACCCTTGGTTTCCTAAAACCTTGAACTTCTTAGAGGCTTCTTGACAATTTGGCATAGAATACTTAATTAGAATAAAATGTATTTCTACTTAACAAAGATTTGACAACAGAAATTAGAAATGCATAAAGTAAGGACTTCACTCCTTAAATTCAGGGTTACCGTAACATGAAGGATCATAACATTGGCAAATCTTTGGTGAATAATCAATCAATCATATCCTAAAAGCATAATCTGTCAATTCTGCAGATTAAGAATAAAGTTTTTCATTTCAGGGCTATTCTAAATAGAAATCCTTATTAACATAGAGACTAGTTTCTTTCCAATGATATTATGTTTTTGCATAACTCAAGAAACTTGCTATTAGAAATTCAATTTGACATTTGAAGTGGAAATCTTATGCAATAATCCTACGGCCATTCAACTTTTCTGGGAATCTTATAATTAccaagaagataaaaatcaatATATGTAATATACTAGTCATGAATGCATCAGATAGAGAAAGACTCACATAAAACCAAGAATTCATCAATCCAAGCCAGCAAAAAGTACTGTGACAAGACAGTGAAGAACAGGATAGCTACTATaccaaaaagaaaagataaaatgcAAATAACTTTACATCAAACACACAAGAATGACCGAACTCAAAATCAAGGTTCTGAAAATTGAACCGGTCATCGAACCGCTCTAGTTACTGATTCACAGATTTACTGGTCCAACTGGTTCAATCGAAAAAaccgttttataataaataataaataaattataaataaacagcCTAAACCATAATTATAGACCGTCACAATCTAAGCACAACTAAGTCACAAAACACAAAATACCAGCATATCACTCTCCAGTAGCACATAACTATATATAAAAGTCACAAAACACAAAACACCAGCACAACAGAGCAGCCATAGCTaatcaataatcaattaatcattcaatttaagcacaattaagtCATCAAGACACAATCTGAGCACAATTGGgtcaaaaaacacaaaacagcAGCACATcacaatatataaaaatcataaaacacAACAGCAGCCCAATTTTGATAAAGACTAACAAGATTAACCAGAGAACAAAATTAACTAATCATTCAATTATTCAAtctaaaaaaaaagagtacaaaTGTACAATACAGCACAAGGGCAGAACTAATCATTCAATGATTCACATTTCAATCTGAGTAGAGCTAGCAGAATCCCAAACAAAAATCAATGTTAAATACTTGACAAAAAAGTGCTGCGCAATAAATATCAGTTACCAAATCAGTtgttatatatttgtgtatgaatacatgtattttttaactcattttttatgtgtattttgtatttcatGTATTTTCCACGGCTGGCTTATTTTTAGTATGAACTTAGCATACTTGAATACTCAAGACTTAGGGTTTCAAATTACGGAGCTTCAATGTGTCGTAGCACTATCTTCTTAAACGGTCTGAAACAGCATCAGAAAGCAGCTGCCGCATGAATGGAAATCACAAGAATGGAACAGCAAAAGATTCTTTCGAATTAATATTTGAAGAGTGTAATAGAACAAAATATGAAAAGTGTTTaggaaaaagagaatcaaagagaacagcaatatatatatatatatatatatatatatatatatatatatatatatattttttttttttcccacaTGATTTGGGTGCTGTAAGAGGATCCCCAATGTCCCAGTCAATGCAAAACTAGGAAAGGAGTGATGCAAATTATAGTCGAAAATGATTCTCAGAGTGGCCTAATTTATAGTTTGGAATAAATTCTTTAACAAATGAACTATAGGAATGAATTCAAAGCAATCAAATTCATAATTGAGGAGCCATCGACAAACAAGAGTGGATAATCACGAGCTACTTCATAACTATATGGTGGCTATTATGGAGAATTAGAAACAGACAAGTTAATGGCAAAGACAAAGACTTCAGAAGACCAAAGCATCATATACAAAAGATAATAATGGAAGTGAACAAGAAAGAACCTTGCAAAGCGCCTTTGGGTATCACCACCGCAACATATTCTTTCTCATCTCCGAGCCATGCTTGTCTTCCTTCCTTCCTTCGTGTGTTCCTTTTTGTCCGAGACTAATGACTATCTCCGAGTAAaaccaaataaaattaaaattaagttGGCTAAAGCTTAAGGATAATATTAGTTAAGACtcttaatttctaaaaataactaatttgagactcgttttttactttttttttaacttctcaTAAAAGATAAAACTAGAACTTTCAAAAGCATATTATCATAAGTCCTTCATGCCAAGGTTGTGAGAACCGAACCGGTCATTGAATCGGTCGAGTGATTGGTTCAATAGTTCAATGGTCCAACAGGGGTGAAATTATAGTTGAAccagtttaattaaatatacaataaaattattaaaaattcaatgtttaattttagatattcaAACTTAATAATTTCTAAACTAGCTTCAAAGTTTCACAACAtccataatttattattaaaaatttacaaaataataaattttcaaGTTCAAAAATGCTATTCGTACAccaaaatcaaccactaaaatcagccaccaatgtatttgtgtataaatacatgtgtaatttaatttattttcaatgtgtatttgtatttcaacatgtattttatactggtggctgattttagtgtacacgtaGCATAGTCCATCAAATAATTAGCAATAAtacttgttcataccctggcccaatgttaagggcccaggtccaatcgaaaagcctgatccaatagattaagcttAGCAAAGCACCCACCTCCATTCAAGAGGTCGGTGTCAACCCCGACTTAGTACAAAGAAGTCGgttgtgagattagctggcagataaatactcattcaaatgagtaaccgcccctaaaatctctctaaccacttcctaaagccatatcttaacctccctaagatagtgggacggttattatcctaaagatacggcactactccaacggtggttattggctcaccactataagtacactgacacacctcaggtattcctaagtccaatactctctaagacctgcttacacccttgctaacttaggcatcggagtgtccttgcaggtaccaccccccattcacacgcgagcacaagtcggacggagcctctcGAGCTGCGGACATACCCGGAGTTCTCCTCCAccatacacttgggccgccaaatgccatccattggactaatctccggttacccaccgtaacattggcgccgttgccggggacccgagagatcactCAATGATGGCGgatagatcccacgaagaaggccatgtggaaacagattctgaacaagagaGTCTAGACGTAGGCCATGGCGACGAAGACAATGATCAACACCGAGAgggtacctccggagtaaagAATCCGAAGGTAAATTCCTCATATGGACGTGAATCAGAAAAAGGCGGACCGTCTCATGTAACCGAACTAATGAGTTTGGTTCATAGTCGCCTGGAACAATTGGAGCAAGAGCGGGAGAGAcaaaaggaaaccgaaaggtaccttaaagaggagatggaacgacgaaaagagttagaaagaaaactcttacagctagaatcctccctcaagaaCTACTGCGATGAAGGAGAAGATCGACTCCCGGGAGGAGAAGATcccttcagcgaggacataatgagggcgaAAGTTCCAGGGAACtttaaaagccctgatatggacctctatgatggaactacggatccaaagcatcatcttagcaacttcaaaagtcggatgtatctggctgatgcctccgacgctacgagatgcaaggccttcccgaccactttatcgaaagcagcgatgaagtggttcgatagcctccccccgagatccattactagttttgaagacctctcaaggaaattcttgatgaggttctcaattcagaaggataaagtaaaacatgcaccgagcctcctgggagtaaaacaggaggtcggagagtctttacgagcctatatggaaaggtttaataaggcatgtttagaaatccaagacctgcccacggaggcagtaataatggggttagtcaacggacttagagaaggccccttctcacagtccatatccaaaagacaccccgtttctctgagtgatgtacaagaaagggctgaaaagtacatcaacatggaagagaatgcaaaGTTAAGAGACCCGAGTTCACGACCTGGACCTGCTTCCTCCTCTagagagagggaaagggaagtcaggaagaaggaagaacccggtctcgaaaggcccagaaagtatcactcttatactcctctaaagacttctatagtggatgtatacagagagatctgcaacactgaaaggctgccacccccaagacctattaaaaataaaaaagggggaagccgcaGCGAATATTGCGAATACCATaagatatatggtcactccaccaacgactgttacgacctcaaaaatgtgatagaaaagctggctagagaaggtcggcttgatagatatctcatggagaggtcggacacccatggaaagagaaagcgagacgacatggacaggagagatcctccaccacagacccctgagagacacatccacatgatctcaggaggatttgcgggaggtggagtcaccaaatcttctcgcaaaagacatctgaagagagtctatcaggtcggggatgagacacccgacctccccactatctcatttacaaaagaagatgggcaagggatagtacccgggcatgatgatcccgtggtaataactatgatcctagctaatgcccatctccacagaaccctagtagatcaaggaagctcggcggacatcctattcaagcccgccttcgacaaactaGGGTTAGACGAGAAAGAGCtgagagcctaccccgacaccctatatgggttaggggatacgccaataaagccGCTAGGTtttttaccccttcacacaactttcggaaaaggggaaaaatcgaGAACTCTAagcatagacttcatagtcatcgatgaagggtcagcctacaatgccctaattggcaggactacccttaatcgtcttggagcagtggtatcaactcctcacctctgcatgaaattcccaactccaggaggaatagccacggtgaggggagatcaaaaattggcaaggaagtgctataacgaaagcctaaatctgagaggaaagggcaaagaagtccacaccatagagttAGGTGGGACAAGAACCAGAGAAGAGCTACGACCTcagccgggaggaaaaaccgaggagatacaagtcggtGAGGAGGAAGGAAAGAATAcctacataggagccaacctaggggaaaccctgaaacaaaggttgggtgaactcctaagagctaattccgacctcttcgcctggaaagcctccgacatgcctgggattgatcccgagctcatgtcccataggctctcggtttacccagggtcccgacctgtacagcaaagaagacgcaaactcggcccagagagggcctccatagtagaagaacaagtacaggcgctcctggaagccggctttatcagagaggtcaaatacccaacatggctagcaaATGTGGTGCTAGTCAAAAAGCAAAATGGTAAGTGAAGAATGTGCATCGACTACACCGACTTGAATAAGgcctgtcctaaggacccttatcctcTACCGAGTATTGACACCCTAGTAGACTCCAGCTCAGGGTACCAATActtatcattcatggacgcctactcgggatataaccaaatcccgatgcatgaacccgaccaagagaaaacatcgttcatcacaccaaaagccaactattgttacgtggtcatgccattcggactaaagaatgcaggagccacgtaccaaaggctgatgaacaaagtgttttccccccatctagggagcttaatggaggtgtacgtcgacgacatgttagtaaaaaccaagcaagaagtcgacctcttaaccgacctctcacaagtcttcgatactataaggttgcatgggatgagactaaatcccgcaaaatgcgccttcgcagtagaagcaggaaaatttctagggttcatgctaacacaaagagggatcgaggccaatcccgacaagtgcagagccatcctagaaatgaaaagtccgacttgtttgagagaggttcaacagctcaacggccaacttgcagccctctccaggtttttggcaggatcagcactaaaatcccttccattattctccctattaaggaagggatgccagtttgaatggactccggaatgtgaggaggcgttccaagagttcaaaaaattcttgAGCCAACCTCCCATATTAACCCGACCAGCACCGGGAAAAGACCTCGCCCTATACTTATCCGtcgcaaacagggctgtctcatcagccctgatcagAGAAGACGAGGTCAGGCAACACCCGGTCTATTTTACCAGCAAGGTTCTACAAGGtcctgaactaaggtaccacaaactagagaagtttgcttactccttagtaatagcctcaaGAAGGCTAAGACCTTATTTccaggctcacacaataagagtccgtacgaaccagcccatgaagcaaatccttcaaaagacggatgtcgcagggagaatggttcaatgggcgatagagctctccgagttcgatttgagatacgaaactcggactgcaattaaagcccagtgcctcgccgacttcattgcagaatacgcaggtgaacaagaggaaaaaaccaactacatggaATCCGGGTCCTCCAGGGGAGctaatattggtagatggaaAAGGAACCCAGTTAGAGgtcaatcaggcagaatatgaagccttgattgcaggATTAAAGCtagcagaagaagttggcgcCACAAAGGTGACAATCTatagcgactcacaagtggtgacttcccaaataagtggggaatatcaggcaaaggaccccaatatgaagaaatacttggaaaaaaccttggaacaCCTTGGGCACTTTACGGAAACTGAGATCaagcacataactcgggatctaaatagcagagctgacgccctgtccaagttagcaagtaccaaacccggagggaacaacagaagcctgattcaagaGACCCTACAAGAGCCCTCGGTATCAAAAGCAGAAGATGAACGAGAGGTTCTTGAGGTACTCggcctaaacctcggatggatgaatcccttagtcgaatacctaaaattcgacatcctccccaaagaggagaaagaggctaaaaagatccgaagggaagcacaacattatactttggtgagaaatgtcctttacagaagaggaatatcaacaccattgttgaagtgcgtaccgacctcaagaaccaccgaggtgttggaAGAAGTACACAATGGGATTtgcggaaatcatctcggagcaaggtcgctagccagaaaagtaatccgagcaggattctattggccgaccttgcagaaagatgctaccgactttgtgaaaaaatgccaaccatgccagatgcatgcaaatttccacgtagccccaccagaagagctcattagtataacttccccctggccctttgcaaaatgggggatggatctgttaggtccttttccccaagcaccagggcaAGTTAAATACTtaatcgtgggaatagattacttcacaaagtggatagaagcagaaccattagccactatcactgctcaaagaagtcgcaggttcctctacaaaaacatcatcacaaggtatgggataccttattccatcaccacagataatggaacccaattcaccgacgcCACCTTCAGAAACCTGGTAGCCAGCATGAAAATCAAGCATcaattcacctcggtagaacacccacaagccaatgggcaagccgaggcagctaacaaggtcatactggcaggtttgaagaaaagattacaggaagcaaagggagcttgggccgaagagctccctcaagtactgtgggcttataggacaactccccaatccgccacaggagaaacacctTTTCGACTAGTGtacggcgtagaagccatgattcctatagaaatcagtgagcaaagcccaagggtaattctccatgatgaggtcggaaatgtacaggggcacaaagaggagctcgacttgctccccgaagtccgagagaacgcccagataagagaagcagcattaaagcaaagaatggctaccagatacaacaaaaaagtcattcgaagaacatttgctgtagacgacttggtcctaatcagaaacgacattggagtcaacaagtcgggggaaggaaagctcgccgccaattggaaagggccatacaaaatcaaagaagtgttagggaaaggttattataaaataaccgACCTGGATGGCACTGagttaccaaggtcgtggcatgcttgtaatatgaaaaggtactacagctagaagcgaactctactccctgatgtactcttttcccagctttatga includes:
- the LOC130935227 gene encoding protein WHAT'S THIS FACTOR 1, chloroplastic-like isoform X1; the protein is MALCLPCQFSNNKLVCDLGSSFLPGTSSLSCSTFRKQKEHNNYLSDISISICCSSVKHVRDTGLDRRVVLKNKTRFVQKLKTLLLSKPKHYLPLHILSKCRSYLTLSTPHSILTMIHRYPSIFELFTIPWPPKPLNATKLYPQLCVRLTPAAAALAAEELTLQSSISTTLAIKLQKLLMLSSHHRLLLSKLVHLAPDLGLPPNFRSRLCNDFPDKFKTVETSYGRALELVSWDSSLAKPLLPPAFRSPDLIVDRPLKFKQLRLRKGLNIKRRHQSFLLKFEEIPELCPYRNPVDSLAKVSLEAEKRSCSVVREVLGMMIEKSTLIDHLTHFRKEFGLPNKLRAMIIRHPELFYVSLKGQRHSVFLVEGFGEKGELLEKDEILFLRNKWRDLVRESKRMRREGRRGRIDKFFGGFSDADENNEDDSDVEYDDNFDIDNFEDGYDDGFEEIFEDLDFEAKHDDHSGLLAQNMNGEFWTAGHFPIQTRVDEEQVQPW